The DNA sequence GTTACGTTCACGTTTAACAGCCCCGCCTCGGTCAGAATTGTTTTTAAATCGGCCCCATCCCAGTTGACCATAGAGTCGGCCGGGTTGGTGTAGATGGCCTCTTCGGCGGCAACAATACGTTCAACCAAGTCGGGAGCCAGGGCCGAGAGGTCAAGCAATTGGTATAACCGTTGCGTGTGTTTGGGCACAGTTTCGGCCAGAACCAGCCGCCCTTCAGGTTTAAGCAAAGCGGCGATGATTTGCGCCGCCGCCCTTTTATCGGCCAGACGGGTAAAGGTGTTGCGCCCAATAATCACGTTAAAGGATAAGGGGGCATCATTGGCCGTGGCTTTGATCAGTTCCGGCAAATCAAATACGGCTCCGGCCAAAATCACCGGGCGTTCCAATTTATCCAAATTGTTGGCCTGCTGAATGAGGGCCTGGGCCGTTTGTTCGTTGGCCGCCAAGGCCCACACCCCGCCAACTGCCGCCCGGCGCACCGCTTCCCAGGTCAACAACCCACTTCCTCCATTCAAGTCTAGTAGCAGGTCGTGTCGCTCTACTTTAGCCAGGGCAAAAATTCGGTCGCGGATTTGCCCCAGTTGTTGGCCCACATTGCTCAAGGTCCGCTGTAGCCAGCGATTTTGCGCCGCCGGGCCTTTGCCCGCCCGGCCCACGGCCAACATTGGCGATAGTTCCGCTTCCAGCATGGCGGCCAACTGTTCCTCTCGCTGGCGGGAGACCTGGGCCTGGATAGAGGCTTCATACCCCTGGTGGCCGGGTTGATAAAAAACCCGGCCTTGCAATGTGTCGGGCAAATATTGTTGGGCCACCCAATGGTCGCGGTAGGCGTGGGGGTAAAGATAACCGGCGCCGTGGCCAAAATCTTGGGAGTCGCGGCTGCTATCGCGCAAATGGTTGGGCACGTCGGCCTCACGCTCTTGCTCCACCATGGCCAGGGCGTCAAAAAAGGCCATAGCGGAATTGCTTTTGGGCGCAGTGGCCAGGTAGAGGCAGGCTTCGGCCAGGTGAAAGCGGCCTTCGGGCAGGCCCACGTAATCAAACGCCTGCGCTGCCGATACAACCACGCGCAAGGCATGGGGATCGGCCAGGCCCACGTCTTCCCCGGCAAAAATAATCATCCGCCGGAAAATGAAGCGGGGGTCCTCGCCGGCATAAACCATTTTGGCCAACCAGTAGAGGGCGGCGTCGGGGTCGGAGCCGCGCAGCGACTTGATGAAGGCGGAAATGGTGTCAAAATGGGCGTCGCCATCTTTATCATACAACACCGCCCGGCGCTGGATAGACTCCTCGGCTACCGCGGTGGTGATGTTGATCACGCCGTACTCGTCGGGCGGGGTGGTTTCCACGGCCAATTCAAGGGCGTTCAATACGCCCCGGGCATCGCCGTTGGCCACATTGACCAGGTGTTCCAGGGCTTCGTCGGTTAAATTGACCTTGAGCCGGCCATAACCCCGTTCCTTGTCGGCCAGGGCTTGCCAGGCAATGGCCCGCAGGTCGCCTTCATTCAGGCTGCGCAATTGAAATATGCGCGAGCGCGAGACCAGGGCTTTGATGACTTCAAAATAGGGGTTTTCGGTGGTGGCCCCAATCAGAATGACCGTGCCGTTTTCCACGTGCGGCAGCAGCGCGTCTTGTTGGGCCTTGTTGAAGCGATGCACTTCGTCAATGAATAAAATAGTTTTTTGACCTAACATGCCCCGTTTGTCTTTAGCCGTGGCAATGGCTTCGCGAATGTCCTTGACCCCACTCAAGACGGCGTTGAGGGCAATAAAGTGGGCGTGGGTGGTATTGGCGATGATGCGGGCCAGGGTGGTTTTGCCCGTGCCCGGCGGGCCGTAGAAGATGATTGAAGAAAGCTGGTCGGCCTGGATGGCCCGGCGCAGCAACCGCCCCGGCCCCACAATGTGTTCCTGGCCAATGAATTCGTCCAGGGTGCGGGGACGCATGCGGGCGGCCAGCGGCGCTTCTTTTTCCAGTTGTTGTTGGCGAGAGTATTCAAACAAATCCATAGCAGGGATATTTTAGCACAGAATGGGGGAGAGGGGTAAGATTTGGGGGGTAAAAATATATCCTTAACGCGCTGTTTGGCCGTGGCAATGTTTGAACTTACGCCCGCTGCCGCACGGACAAAGATCGTTGCGTTTGGCCCGGGCAAAGGCGGCCTGCCGCTGTGTTTCTTCCACTGCCAGAATTTGCATGATTTCAGCCGGAGGACGTTGGCGGCGCAGCAGGTCGGCCATAATCCGCATGGGGCGGTCAATGTGTTGAAAGAAGGCTTTATAACCGGCGCAGAGGTAATTTAAGCCCGGCTCGCCGTCGGGTGTATTGAGGAGGCGGTTTTTGGGGCACCCCCCGTTGCAGGCAAAACGAACTGCACATTCCCGGCAGTAACGGGGCAGCAGGTCCTGTTTATCCCGGCCAAACTTACGCTGCTTGTCCGAGGCCACCAGTTCTATCAGGGGTGTGTCTGTGATGTTGCCCAGAAAATAGTTTGGCTCCACAAAGTGGTCGCAGGCGTACAAATCGCCGGTGTGCTCCAGGACCGGGGCATTGCCGCAAGTAGGCGCAAAAACACATAAGGAAGGGATCGTGCCCAGCCACGCGCCCAAAGCCACGTCAAAAATTTGCACAAAGATGCGGCCCACGTCCCGTTTGACCCACTCGTCAAAGATTTGAATCAGAAAGTTGCCGTACAACTCCGCCGTCACTGATCTAGCGGTGACTTTGTGGCCTTCTTGAAAACCGGTCTGATTATCCCGTTCCACAATGGGGATGAACTGGATGAATTCCGCCCCCAATTCGTCCCGGAAAAAGCGGTACACCTCCAGGGGATGGCCGGCGTTGGCGGCGTGAACGGTGGCAAGAATGTTGTAATCAACTTTGTGCTTTTGCAAAAACTGCAAACCCCGCATCACCTGGTTAAATGAACCTTGCCCGCTTTTGGCCACCCGGTAGGCGTTGTGTAGTTTGCGGGGGCCGTCAATGCTGATGCCGATGAGGAAGTTGTGCGCCTTAAAAAATTCGCTCCATTCGTCGTCCAGTTTGGTGCCGTTGGTTTGCATGGCGTATTGAAGGGTCTGGTGCGGCTTTTTGTATTTTTCGGCCAATTCTACCGACCGGCGGAAGAAATCTACTCCCATGAGGGTCGGTTCACCGCCCTGCCAGGAGATGGTGACTTCTGGCCCCGGTTGAGTCTCAAGATATTGGCGTAGGTATTGCTCCAGCACGTCATCGGGCATGCGGAAACGGCTGCCGGGATAGAGGGCTTCTTTTGAAAGAAAAAAACAGTATTTGCAACCCAGATTACAGATGGCGCCGGTGGGTTTGGCCAAAAGATGGCAGGCGGGCGGCGCGGGGGCAATTGACACGGGGAATCTTCCTAGGGTTATCTCTGCGCTATGGAACTATTCCGGCTCGGTATCCGTAGAAGGCGGGTTGGATTCCGATGTTGGCGGTGACGCAACCCGGCCCCATAACTGCCGGATTTTGTCTATCATTTTGTCCGGCGCCGGCCATGAAGCCTCCGGTTGTTCGGGCGTTGCTTCAGGCGGAAAAGGGTCTTCTCCCAAGACCTTGCGGTATAAATAACTGACGGTCTCTTTGATTGAAGCAATAATCGGCGCGGCCAACAGCGCTCCTAAAATGCCCCATACTGTTGCGCCAACAATAACCCCGATAAAAACGAGCAGCGGATGCAAGTCTACGGCATCCCCCAACACTTTGGGCACAATGAGATTATTTTCCAGGGCCTGCACAAGCATATATAAACCAATGACAATTAAGGCAAAAACAAAATTATTGACACCCAAATAAGTGGAGCCTTGCAGCAGCGCCACAATAACGGCCGGGATAGCGGCCAACGTTGGCCCCAGGTTAGGAATGATTTCCAGCAACCCGGCAATAATGCCCAGGGCAAAAGCGCCGGGCAAACCGATAATTGTTCCCCCCAGCCAGACCAACCCGCCTACAACCACCATCAGTAACACCTGGCCTTTAAAGAAACGTTCCCAAACCACTCTGAGCCGGTTGAGCAGCATGGCCATTTCAGGGCGGTAGATTGGGGGCGTGATGTTCAAAAACCAGTTATACAAACGATGCGCATGGAGATTAAAATAGACCGCCGACAAAATCATAAAAACAAAAGATATGATGCCGGAAAGAACGGAGCCAATCACTCCCACGGCGACCCCATAGCTGGTGGTAAACACGGACCCCAGAGAGTTCATAATAACCGATAGCGATGGGGCTTGCGGAGTAATGACAGGGCTGGTATTTTGGATAGCGGCTAACATCGGGTTAATGATATAATCAAGATTAATCCCATAGCCCATTATATGGGGTGGAAATGCTTTGAGGCCCAATAACGTATTTTCTAACCATCTCAGACTGCTATCAAACAAAATCTGATAATCAAGCCCCAGTAAAAAATTAACCGCATCAACAATAGGCGGCACAAAGATTAAAGGGGCCAGGAGAATAATAATGGTGGCCAACAGATACGTTAGCAAAACCGATACACCCCAGGGGACCTTAAGCCGGTAGTGAAGAAAACTGATGATGGGGCGCACTAAAAAAGCAATCAGCGCCCCAATGATGAGCAGAGGGATAACCGAGCGAGCCAGATACAACACGTAAAGGCCAAATAAGGCCAGGCCAATCCCAACAATATATTTGGTGGTTAATTTCCATTCTGTACTCATTGCCCGCTCCGTTTAGAGGGATATGATCGTGCTCGTGGGTAAATTATAAACTTATTCTTTTGAACGCGCTATTTATTGGTACAAACATTACAAAAATGTAGCAGCCTGGTAAATACGAACCCGACAATGAAGATTATTGTGTATTTGGCGGTCACTTTTGAGCGGGGTTTATCTCAGAGGCAATTCGTGATATAATTTGGGGGCAATGAATAATTTGTCATTCGGGGGCCGACGATGAGCGCCATTTCAATTTCTCGGCAAATGGCCAGTAAAGGGGATGAATTGGCCCAACAAGTTGCCGGGCAACTCAACTGGCGACTGGTTGGGTATGAACTAATCAATCAGGCTGCCCTGGCCGCCGGCGCGTCACACGTGGCCCTGGCCGAAATTGACGAACTGGGCTTTTTTAACCTGAAGCCCACCACCAAAGAACGGCAGGCTTATCAAGGCCAGGTTGAGCACATTATGCAAGAATTGGTCAGCGAAGGGCAGGTCATTATCCTGGGGCGAGGCGGGCAAGTTATTCTGCACAACCACCCCCGGGTGTTGCACGTGCGGGTAGTGGCTCCCCTGGAAGTGCGCGTGGCCTGGCTGCAACATGAGAAACAATTCCCGCCCGATGTAGCCCGCATCTGCCTGGCCCAGAGCGACCGGGTTCGGACGCGCTATTTATGGAAAAATTACGGCAAGCACCTGGATGATCCAACCCTTTACCATCTGGTTATCAACACCGGCCTGTTAACCTTGCCTCAAGCCGTCAATTTGGTGGTGCAGACGTACCGGGAGTTGGAAACCCCCAATACCACACCGGCCAGCCCTTGAATCCAATCCAGACGAGATAACCCTATGACAGACGACGTTCTCCCAGAAGTAGTGTTTGCCCACCCCAGCGAAGCAGAGTTTGCCCGTATCCTGGA is a window from the Anaerolineae bacterium genome containing:
- a CDS encoding AAA family ATPase; the protein is MDLFEYSRQQQLEKEAPLAARMRPRTLDEFIGQEHIVGPGRLLRRAIQADQLSSIIFYGPPGTGKTTLARIIANTTHAHFIALNAVLSGVKDIREAIATAKDKRGMLGQKTILFIDEVHRFNKAQQDALLPHVENGTVILIGATTENPYFEVIKALVSRSRIFQLRSLNEGDLRAIAWQALADKERGYGRLKVNLTDEALEHLVNVANGDARGVLNALELAVETTPPDEYGVINITTAVAEESIQRRAVLYDKDGDAHFDTISAFIKSLRGSDPDAALYWLAKMVYAGEDPRFIFRRMIIFAGEDVGLADPHALRVVVSAAQAFDYVGLPEGRFHLAEACLYLATAPKSNSAMAFFDALAMVEQEREADVPNHLRDSSRDSQDFGHGAGYLYPHAYRDHWVAQQYLPDTLQGRVFYQPGHQGYEASIQAQVSRQREEQLAAMLEAELSPMLAVGRAGKGPAAQNRWLQRTLSNVGQQLGQIRDRIFALAKVERHDLLLDLNGGSGLLTWEAVRRAAVGGVWALAANEQTAQALIQQANNLDKLERPVILAGAVFDLPELIKATANDAPLSFNVIIGRNTFTRLADKRAAAQIIAALLKPEGRLVLAETVPKHTQRLYQLLDLSALAPDLVERIVAAEEAIYTNPADSMVNWDGADLKTILTEAGLLNVNVTEETLVSQLQIGPEQIERWFNQDTHTERPSFAQHLRQKTGGAGLTLAEMKSLKGVFESQLLGQVVNWQSKIGYVVAHKTF
- a CDS encoding cytidylate kinase-like family protein → MSAISISRQMASKGDELAQQVAGQLNWRLVGYELINQAALAAGASHVALAEIDELGFFNLKPTTKERQAYQGQVEHIMQELVSEGQVIILGRGGQVILHNHPRVLHVRVVAPLEVRVAWLQHEKQFPPDVARICLAQSDRVRTRYLWKNYGKHLDDPTLYHLVINTGLLTLPQAVNLVVQTYRELETPNTTPASP
- a CDS encoding AI-2E family transporter, yielding MSTEWKLTTKYIVGIGLALFGLYVLYLARSVIPLLIIGALIAFLVRPIISFLHYRLKVPWGVSVLLTYLLATIIILLAPLIFVPPIVDAVNFLLGLDYQILFDSSLRWLENTLLGLKAFPPHIMGYGINLDYIINPMLAAIQNTSPVITPQAPSLSVIMNSLGSVFTTSYGVAVGVIGSVLSGIISFVFMILSAVYFNLHAHRLYNWFLNITPPIYRPEMAMLLNRLRVVWERFFKGQVLLMVVVGGLVWLGGTIIGLPGAFALGIIAGLLEIIPNLGPTLAAIPAVIVALLQGSTYLGVNNFVFALIVIGLYMLVQALENNLIVPKVLGDAVDLHPLLVFIGVIVGATVWGILGALLAAPIIASIKETVSYLYRKVLGEDPFPPEATPEQPEASWPAPDKMIDKIRQLWGRVASPPTSESNPPSTDTEPE
- a CDS encoding anaerobic sulfatase maturase, whose protein sequence is MSIAPAPPACHLLAKPTGAICNLGCKYCFFLSKEALYPGSRFRMPDDVLEQYLRQYLETQPGPEVTISWQGGEPTLMGVDFFRRSVELAEKYKKPHQTLQYAMQTNGTKLDDEWSEFFKAHNFLIGISIDGPRKLHNAYRVAKSGQGSFNQVMRGLQFLQKHKVDYNILATVHAANAGHPLEVYRFFRDELGAEFIQFIPIVERDNQTGFQEGHKVTARSVTAELYGNFLIQIFDEWVKRDVGRIFVQIFDVALGAWLGTIPSLCVFAPTCGNAPVLEHTGDLYACDHFVEPNYFLGNITDTPLIELVASDKQRKFGRDKQDLLPRYCRECAVRFACNGGCPKNRLLNTPDGEPGLNYLCAGYKAFFQHIDRPMRIMADLLRRQRPPAEIMQILAVEETQRQAAFARAKRNDLCPCGSGRKFKHCHGQTAR